In the Mytilus trossulus isolate FHL-02 chromosome 1, PNRI_Mtr1.1.1.hap1, whole genome shotgun sequence genome, one interval contains:
- the LOC134721975 gene encoding protein phosphatase 1 regulatory subunit 7-like encodes MARGLSPEFVENRIHTLTHVPVEWSVDLRDKYYELDLKMSQMKMLVFGFKWGDESGPLPRLANITDTPSRILKLDLSLNELIALEHEGLLPFKQVRELNASLNRINKFIGIEVLKNLHSLDLSHNSINKIENLVGLSSLVILNLSMNELEDISYMPSMVSLKVLNLNNNHLKSLDGVQALPKLTELSVQRNNITNILPLTSCFHLQILNAASNKVNSLHTTVGVLTELKRLEVIAFHGNPIEREKNYQTDILRSSNVMTLDNISVRPLPKENLPSYDAGSGRHVQNIETLKDAAKQAFQERMKESKGRMEENVNFLQRRIIDLQNEYVDYENKLKTDLDACVRYLDSLTASEVGGVDHDQLRGAIGTPNSKPWHRRKEGKPDYGGIKDTDELLKATQKELLRQTPGV; translated from the exons ATGGCAAGAGGATTAAGCCCAGAATTTGTAGAAAATAGAATCCACACATTGACTCATGTTCCAGTGGAATGGAGTGTGGACTTGCGAGATAAGTACTATGAACTGGACTTGAAGATGAGCCAGATGAAAATGCTAGTCTTTGGTTTTAAATGGGGAGATGAAAG TGGACCTTTGCCAAGACTTGCAAACATCACAGACACTCCATCAAGAATTCTCAAGTTGGATCTGTCTTTGAATGAACTTATTGCACTAGAGCATGAAGGATTGTTGCCCTTTAAACAAGTTAGAGAACTGAATGCATCCCTCAACAGAATTAACAA atttattgGCATAGAAGTGCTGAAGAATTTACATTCCTTGGACTTATCTCATAActcaataaacaaaatagagaACTTAGTCGGGTTATCTTCATTAGTGATTTTGAATTTGAGTATGAATGAATTAGAAGATATCTCATATATGCCAAGCATGGTCAGTTTGAAAGTACTGAATCTTAATAATAACCAT TTGAAATCCTTAGATGGTGTCCAGGCATTACCTAAACTGACAGAATTATCTGTACAGAGAAACAATATC ACAAATATACTTCCTTTAACCAGTTGTTTTCACTTACAAATACTGAATGCAGCATCAAACAAAGTGAATTCTCTCCATACAACAGTTGGTGTGCTGACAGAACTGAAAAGATTAGAGGTCATAGCTTTTCAT GGAAATCCAATTGAAAGAGAGAAAAATTACCAAACAGATATTTTACGCAGTTCTAATGTAATGACATTGGATAATATATCAGTCAGACCTTTACCTAAAGAAAATTTACCAAGT TATGATGCTGGTAGTGGCAGACATGTACAGAATATTGAAACATTAAAAGATGCTGCAAAACAGGCTTTCCAAGAGAGAATGAAAGAATCAAAAGGAAGGATGgaagaaaatgttaattttctACAGAGACGAATAAT AGATTTACAGAATGAATATGTtgattatgaaaataaactgaaaacagatTTAGATGCATGTGTAAG GTATTTGGATTCGTTGACAGCATCAGAAGTAGGTGGAGTTGACCACGATCAACTTAGAGGAGCAATTGGAACACCTAATTCTAAACCTTGGCAT aggagaaaggAAGGAAAGCCAGATTATGGAGGGATTAAAGACACAGATGAG ttaCTTAAAGCTACACAGAAGGAACTTTTAAGGCAGACTCCTGGTGTGTAA